One region of bacterium genomic DNA includes:
- a CDS encoding TlyA family RNA methyltransferase, with protein sequence MSKQRLDIILVERGLAESREKARRLILAGAVRVDGQMVDKAGRPCDEESILEVTAADKFVSRGGGKLDGAFESFKLDVTSKVCADIGASTGGFTDCLLQHGASRVYAVDVGKGQLNWRLRNDPRVIVKEELNARYLSQRDIPEPFQFAVIDVSFISLTLILPPVTKLIELGGQIVTLIKPQFEAGREHVGKGGVVRDAAVHEAVVARIRQFGTQELPLEWLGLCESPLRGPAGNIEFLAWWRKL encoded by the coding sequence ATGTCAAAACAGAGATTGGATATCATTCTTGTTGAACGTGGGCTTGCCGAGAGCCGGGAAAAGGCGCGTCGCCTGATTCTTGCTGGTGCGGTGCGGGTGGATGGGCAGATGGTTGACAAGGCTGGCCGGCCTTGCGATGAGGAGTCCATTCTTGAAGTCACTGCCGCTGACAAGTTTGTCAGTCGAGGGGGCGGAAAACTGGACGGGGCCTTTGAATCTTTCAAGTTGGATGTGACCAGTAAAGTGTGTGCGGATATTGGGGCCTCTACCGGTGGTTTTACAGACTGCCTGCTCCAGCATGGGGCCTCACGGGTTTATGCGGTGGATGTGGGGAAGGGGCAATTGAACTGGCGGCTTCGGAATGATCCCCGCGTCATCGTGAAAGAAGAGCTTAATGCCCGCTATCTCTCACAACGTGACATCCCTGAGCCCTTTCAGTTTGCCGTTATTGATGTATCGTTCATCTCCTTGACCCTGATTCTGCCGCCTGTTACAAAGCTGATTGAGCTGGGCGGACAAATCGTTACCCTGATCAAGCCGCAGTTTGAGGCTGGGCGTGAGCATGTCGGCAAGGGTGGGGTAGTTCGCGACGCCGCTGTTCATGAGGCGGTGGTGGCGCGTATCCGTCAGTTTGGGACACAGGAATTGCCATTGGAATGGCTCGGATTATGTGAGTCCCCGTTACGAGGCCCGGCCGGGAATATCGAATTTTTGGCCTGGTGGAGAAAGCTATGA
- a CDS encoding NAD(+)/NADH kinase, with the protein MKILGVIANCAKEKAPAVLARLRVKAEELGLKLLPDAATAKLMGIISSATPRDVVHQADTLMVLGGDGSMLRAVRDLEGRDIPLIGVNLGALGFMTSVPEDELERALVCLVQNQYTTSLRLMLDASLWRNEVSIGGYRALNDVLLTCGARVGTLRMTVDGQDVGDFVCDGLIVSTPTGSTGHSLSAGGPVLLPTAPAVVVSLICPHTLSTRPLVIPSDSSIEIKVVERAVAAMLAVDGQVGQPLEIGDTVRVNRSPHRVRFIHLPGYDYFSVLRQKLHWRGTNV; encoded by the coding sequence ATGAAAATTCTCGGAGTCATTGCCAATTGTGCGAAGGAAAAGGCACCCGCTGTTCTCGCACGGCTTCGTGTGAAGGCTGAGGAGCTCGGGTTGAAGTTGCTGCCTGATGCCGCGACCGCCAAGTTGATGGGCATCATATCGTCCGCGACACCCCGTGATGTGGTCCACCAGGCGGATACCCTCATGGTTCTGGGCGGCGATGGGTCGATGTTGCGTGCGGTGCGTGATCTTGAGGGGCGCGATATTCCCCTGATCGGGGTTAATCTTGGTGCTCTCGGATTTATGACGAGTGTCCCCGAGGATGAGCTTGAGAGGGCTTTGGTTTGTCTTGTTCAAAATCAGTATACAACCTCCCTGCGACTGATGCTGGACGCCTCGCTTTGGCGCAACGAGGTCTCCATCGGAGGCTATCGCGCCCTGAACGATGTGCTCCTGACCTGTGGGGCCCGTGTGGGCACATTGCGAATGACGGTGGACGGGCAGGATGTGGGCGACTTTGTTTGTGATGGACTGATTGTGTCGACTCCGACTGGAAGCACGGGCCATTCGCTTTCGGCGGGAGGCCCTGTATTATTGCCAACGGCGCCTGCGGTGGTGGTGAGTCTGATTTGTCCGCATACGCTAAGTACGCGCCCCTTGGTGATTCCCAGTGACTCTTCGATAGAAATCAAGGTGGTGGAACGCGCTGTGGCGGCCATGTTGGCTGTTGATGGCCAGGTGGGGCAGCCGCTTGAAATCGGTGATACCGTACGCGTAAACCGCAGTCCGCATCGTGTCCGGTTTATCCATCTGCCCGGCTATGACTATTTTTCCGTATTACGTCAGAAGCTCCATTGGCGCGGCACGAACGTTTAA
- a CDS encoding carbohydrate-binding family 9-like protein — MPICVCHHIPAPLKITGRLNDPQWKKAETVELTDPVTGTPHPDRVSAQLLYSDTHLYIGFTCVDSYVWATLTQHDAAVWSEECVEVFLCPSGKVRQYYEINLNPLNTVFDTFILNGRPENGGNWAVTSFVEAYTCKGLETAVFVDGELGTPGAKGWTAEYAIPFTSLIGADTLTPRPGDQWRMNLCRIDHPKDSQVRHYSWATIGKVDFHLPWHFGTLAFE, encoded by the coding sequence ATGCCCATCTGTGTCTGCCACCACATTCCTGCCCCTCTAAAAATCACCGGCCGCCTGAACGATCCACAGTGGAAGAAGGCTGAAACAGTGGAACTGACCGACCCGGTGACCGGCACGCCACACCCCGATCGCGTATCCGCACAGCTGCTGTACTCAGACACCCATCTGTATATCGGCTTCACATGCGTCGATTCCTATGTCTGGGCCACATTGACCCAACATGATGCTGCCGTCTGGAGCGAAGAATGCGTGGAAGTGTTCCTCTGCCCTTCAGGAAAAGTGCGGCAATATTACGAGATTAATCTCAACCCGCTCAATACGGTTTTTGACACCTTCATTCTAAATGGCCGCCCGGAGAATGGAGGGAATTGGGCCGTTACCTCGTTTGTTGAGGCCTATACCTGCAAGGGGTTGGAAACAGCAGTATTCGTAGATGGAGAACTGGGCACGCCCGGCGCCAAAGGATGGACTGCAGAATACGCGATCCCTTTCACATCACTGATCGGGGCCGACACCCTTACCCCGCGCCCAGGCGATCAATGGCGCATGAATCTCTGTCGCATAGATCATCCTAAGGACAGTCAGGTCCGTCATTATTCCTGGGCTACCATTGGGAAAGTGGACTTCCATCTCCCCTGGCATTTCGGCACACTGGCGTTTGAATAA
- a CDS encoding sialate O-acetylesterase — translation MKLNSLFCESMVLQRDISIPVWGWAEPGEAIEVSLAGKTLKTKADASGSFRVAFAPLPAGGPHILSVRGAKDHLTSKNVMVGEVWVASGQSNMEWQVAMSQDGEAECASADHPQLRMFTVPKKAIMQPQADVEGVWEVCTPYTVGTFSAVGYFFARELQQRLGGIPVGIINTSWGGTLAEAWTSREGLLVEPELKHMIEDSDRAHQYCTLFPAMIRDWRRAWGLPAPAKAGAPGGDFAFHFVQLANYMPEQPKPGESAWAELREAQRLTLREPNTGMAVTLDIGDGADIHPTNKQDVGRRLAYSALVTVYGQPLAGSGPAPRDWESKDGVMRVRFDHTEGGLVTHDHGPVRGFAIAGANRIFHWAWARIEDDTVIVRHPHVPNPVAVRYAWADNPVFNLGNGAGLPATPFKTDDWPWTTQPK, via the coding sequence ATGAAGCTGAATAGTTTGTTTTGCGAGAGCATGGTATTACAACGCGATATTTCCATCCCGGTGTGGGGGTGGGCTGAACCGGGGGAAGCGATTGAAGTCTCACTGGCCGGGAAAACGCTTAAGACCAAGGCGGATGCATCCGGTTCGTTCCGGGTGGCTTTTGCCCCGCTGCCGGCGGGCGGGCCGCATATTTTGAGTGTGCGGGGCGCGAAAGATCACCTGACGTCCAAAAACGTGATGGTCGGCGAAGTCTGGGTCGCATCGGGTCAATCTAACATGGAATGGCAGGTTGCCATGAGTCAGGATGGTGAGGCCGAATGCGCGTCGGCAGATCATCCTCAGTTGCGAATGTTCACTGTGCCCAAGAAGGCGATCATGCAACCTCAGGCCGATGTGGAAGGGGTTTGGGAGGTGTGCACTCCATATACAGTCGGAACCTTCTCCGCGGTGGGTTACTTTTTTGCACGGGAACTGCAACAACGATTGGGAGGTATTCCGGTTGGCATTATCAACACGTCCTGGGGCGGTACGCTCGCGGAAGCCTGGACCAGTCGTGAAGGGCTTTTGGTCGAGCCCGAATTGAAGCATATGATTGAGGACTCCGATCGTGCGCACCAGTACTGTACGCTTTTTCCTGCCATGATTCGGGATTGGCGCCGGGCCTGGGGATTACCCGCGCCAGCCAAGGCAGGTGCACCGGGTGGTGACTTTGCGTTCCATTTTGTGCAATTGGCCAACTATATGCCGGAACAACCAAAGCCGGGCGAGAGTGCCTGGGCGGAGTTGCGCGAAGCGCAGCGGTTGACGCTACGCGAGCCGAACACGGGGATGGCGGTGACTCTGGATATCGGTGACGGTGCTGATATTCATCCGACCAATAAACAAGATGTCGGGCGCCGACTTGCATATTCTGCGCTGGTTACGGTGTATGGCCAGCCCCTGGCAGGTTCCGGGCCAGCCCCACGGGACTGGGAATCAAAGGATGGGGTCATGCGCGTGCGTTTTGACCACACTGAGGGCGGCTTAGTGACCCACGACCATGGGCCCGTTCGTGGGTTTGCGATTGCCGGAGCGAATCGCATTTTCCATTGGGCTTGGGCCAGGATTGAAGACGATACTGTGATCGTGCGACACCCTCATGTTCCGAATCCCGTGGCAGTGCGATATGCCTGGGCGGACAATCCCGTTTTCAATCTCGGGAACGGTGCCGGTCTGCCTGCTACCCCGTTCAAAACCGATGATTGGCCGTGGACTACTCAGCCGAAATGA
- a CDS encoding glycoside hydrolase family 52 protein yields the protein MNKTNIFFNAHHSPSGAFASFTLGCKGAKGGLGLELGRPADENIYIGVENRDGSAYESLPFYAQAEDDRNRFEVESLGGAKKAFPLRPFADDEIERDFQQGTDTWTAGDMVFRILSPMPAIPDPDKAAASAVKAAVVPAVWAELTVDNRKCDRARTAFFAWQGGDPYSNMRWMNSESGHSFSGIGQGTRTAIVSRDRGLKVGTFFSLENMLRPEHPDNVRFGIAPLGGIQATVPARKRKTFTFAICFFHGGIVTTGMPTSYYYTRFFSDIEAVADWSLVHAGEARRASLAADRVLDKARHLSDDQRFQLVHAIRSYYGSTEFLKQEGRPLWVVNEGEYRMMNTFDLTVDHLFYELGKNPWVVRNVLDLFLSRYAYTDHVREPGVARLQPGGLSFTHDMGIGNVFSRPAYSSYELFGLHGCFSHMTHEQLCNWVLCATTYAARSGDQAWMKRRLPVLKDCFESMLNRDHFDPAKRNGLMSLDSDRCKGGSEITTYDSLDVSLGQSRHNLYMAVKCWASYVAMEAVFRRAKDSKTASQCGEQARKCADSICSYQTPEDWLPAVMGEGNASKIIPAIEGLVFPWAQGLHEVLDEAGRFGELIIALRKHLDVVLKPGVCLFADGGWKLSSTSDNSWLSKIYICQFVARRIFGRKWGAAERKADAAHVGWLLDPQNAYWSWSDQIVSGIAKGSKYYPRGVTAALWLEELPK from the coding sequence ATGAATAAAACAAATATTTTCTTTAATGCTCATCACTCGCCCTCTGGGGCGTTTGCAAGTTTCACTCTTGGGTGCAAAGGCGCCAAGGGAGGGCTGGGATTGGAGTTGGGGCGGCCAGCGGATGAAAACATCTATATCGGCGTGGAAAACCGTGACGGGAGCGCCTATGAAAGTCTGCCATTTTATGCCCAGGCCGAAGACGATCGCAATCGTTTTGAGGTAGAATCCCTGGGGGGGGCGAAAAAGGCTTTTCCCCTTCGGCCCTTTGCGGATGATGAAATTGAACGTGATTTTCAACAGGGAACCGATACGTGGACGGCAGGGGACATGGTTTTTCGTATTCTCAGCCCCATGCCGGCGATTCCCGATCCCGATAAAGCAGCGGCCTCGGCCGTCAAGGCGGCCGTGGTGCCGGCAGTTTGGGCGGAGTTAACAGTTGATAATCGCAAGTGCGACCGGGCGCGAACAGCCTTCTTCGCCTGGCAGGGAGGGGATCCCTACAGCAATATGCGCTGGATGAACTCCGAATCCGGTCACTCTTTCAGCGGTATTGGGCAAGGCACGCGGACGGCCATTGTCAGCCGTGACCGTGGCCTCAAAGTCGGAACATTTTTCAGTTTGGAGAATATGTTGCGGCCTGAGCATCCGGATAATGTTCGCTTTGGGATTGCCCCTCTCGGGGGGATTCAGGCTACCGTGCCGGCACGAAAACGGAAAACCTTTACCTTCGCTATTTGTTTCTTCCACGGCGGGATTGTGACGACCGGGATGCCCACATCTTATTATTATACCCGGTTCTTTTCAGACATTGAGGCCGTTGCGGACTGGTCTTTGGTACATGCTGGCGAGGCCCGCCGTGCCAGCCTTGCCGCTGATCGCGTTTTAGATAAGGCCAGACATCTTTCTGATGATCAGCGCTTCCAATTGGTGCATGCCATCCGGAGTTACTACGGCAGCACTGAGTTTCTGAAACAGGAAGGCCGGCCCCTCTGGGTGGTTAATGAAGGTGAATACCGGATGATGAATACCTTCGACCTGACGGTGGATCATCTCTTCTATGAGCTCGGTAAAAATCCATGGGTTGTCCGGAATGTGCTGGATTTATTCCTGTCCCGTTATGCCTATACCGATCATGTCAGAGAGCCTGGAGTGGCGCGTTTGCAACCTGGCGGTTTGAGTTTTACCCATGACATGGGGATTGGGAATGTGTTTTCCCGTCCGGCCTATTCCAGTTATGAATTATTCGGCTTGCACGGCTGTTTTTCGCATATGACTCATGAGCAGCTCTGCAATTGGGTGCTTTGTGCTACGACCTACGCCGCGCGATCGGGTGACCAGGCATGGATGAAGCGGCGGCTTCCCGTACTTAAGGACTGTTTTGAGAGTATGCTCAACCGTGACCATTTCGATCCTGCGAAGAGGAATGGGTTGATGAGCCTTGATAGCGACCGGTGCAAAGGGGGGAGCGAGATCACCACTTATGACAGTCTGGACGTCTCCCTGGGGCAATCACGACACAACCTCTATATGGCGGTCAAATGCTGGGCTTCGTATGTGGCTATGGAAGCCGTTTTCCGGCGTGCAAAGGATTCGAAGACGGCATCGCAATGTGGGGAGCAGGCTCGGAAATGTGCCGACTCCATTTGTTCCTATCAAACGCCGGAAGACTGGCTTCCGGCCGTGATGGGTGAGGGCAATGCATCGAAGATCATTCCGGCTATTGAAGGGCTCGTCTTTCCCTGGGCGCAGGGACTGCATGAGGTTCTGGATGAGGCTGGACGGTTTGGTGAACTGATCATCGCGTTGCGCAAACATCTGGATGTGGTTCTTAAGCCGGGGGTTTGCCTGTTTGCTGATGGCGGCTGGAAGCTCTCATCTACAAGCGACAATTCCTGGTTAAGTAAAATCTACATCTGCCAGTTCGTGGCACGCCGGATCTTCGGCCGGAAATGGGGTGCGGCCGAGCGTAAGGCCGACGCCGCTCATGTGGGCTGGTTGTTGGATCCCCAGAATGCTTATTGGTCTTGGAGCGACCAGATCGTGTCTGGTATCGCCAAGGGGAGTAAATACTATCCCCGAGGCGTCACGGCGGCGCTTTGGCTGGAAGAGTTACCAAAGTAA
- the larC gene encoding nickel pincer cofactor biosynthesis protein LarC translates to MKRILWFDSVGGASGDMILSTLIDLGVRPSDLNEALASLGDFHIAIEARQHASNGMHGSQITVHAHEHHAHHHHESLGHHHHAPHRGLLEILSMIEAATLPADVKKKSIAVFQRLAEAEARVHGKTPQEVHFHEVGALDAIADIVGACLGLHLLHVDHVGFSPLPQGHGTITCAHGIFPNPAPGTVELLKGFAVTHTDEPYELVTPTGAALLTTWSNLKSWPDGWLIKAVGHGFGQRILDKRPNLLRGILLEAAPVKISDPDLCLVLETNIDDTTPELIGALVQKLMAVGAYDAFTSAIQMKKQRPATLLTVLCAPELKPVILDLIFTESTTFGIREHLTRRTMLEREFATAETAYGPIQIKIGRWHGTPVTASPEYDDCASAAAIHKVSVRVVYESAQTAGRRLLW, encoded by the coding sequence ATGAAACGAATCTTATGGTTTGATAGCGTGGGTGGGGCGAGCGGCGACATGATTTTGTCAACGCTGATTGATCTGGGGGTACGCCCTTCGGATTTAAATGAGGCCCTAGCCTCCCTGGGCGATTTTCATATTGCCATTGAGGCCCGCCAACATGCCTCGAATGGAATGCACGGATCCCAGATTACCGTTCACGCTCACGAGCATCACGCCCATCATCACCACGAGTCCCTCGGGCACCATCATCACGCTCCACACCGGGGACTTCTTGAAATCCTGAGCATGATCGAAGCGGCCACCCTGCCGGCTGACGTAAAGAAAAAGAGCATCGCCGTGTTTCAGCGACTGGCGGAAGCCGAGGCACGCGTACATGGGAAAACGCCGCAGGAGGTCCATTTCCATGAAGTAGGCGCACTCGATGCCATTGCGGATATCGTTGGCGCCTGTCTGGGCTTGCATCTCCTCCATGTTGACCATGTCGGCTTTTCGCCCCTGCCCCAGGGACACGGAACCATCACCTGTGCCCACGGCATTTTCCCTAATCCTGCGCCAGGTACAGTGGAGCTTCTCAAAGGCTTTGCCGTGACCCATACCGATGAACCCTATGAACTGGTGACTCCTACCGGCGCGGCCTTATTGACCACTTGGTCTAATCTGAAAAGCTGGCCGGACGGCTGGCTGATCAAGGCCGTGGGGCATGGCTTTGGCCAACGGATCCTCGACAAACGTCCCAATTTATTACGTGGCATATTGCTTGAAGCGGCGCCCGTTAAGATAAGTGATCCCGACCTTTGCCTTGTCCTGGAGACCAATATCGATGACACCACGCCGGAACTGATTGGGGCCTTGGTGCAAAAACTCATGGCAGTCGGGGCGTATGATGCGTTTACGTCCGCCATTCAAATGAAAAAACAGAGGCCCGCCACACTTTTGACAGTGCTGTGCGCGCCTGAACTCAAGCCCGTAATACTGGATTTAATCTTTACTGAAAGCACGACCTTCGGGATCCGCGAACATCTCACACGCCGCACCATGCTTGAGCGGGAGTTTGCGACCGCGGAGACTGCCTATGGCCCCATCCAGATTAAAATCGGACGCTGGCATGGGACCCCGGTGACGGCCTCACCGGAGTATGACGACTGCGCCAGCGCAGCCGCCATCCATAAAGTCTCCGTTCGCGTAGTCTACGAATCGGCCCAAACCGCAGGCCGACGATTACTTTGGTAA
- the larB gene encoding nickel pincer cofactor biosynthesis protein LarB yields MTVRTILDSVADGTLSAGKALRQIEGLREKNIGFARLDTDRLRRRGFPEVIFGQGKTAEQLVKIVSALAAAGQNCLATRVSKEQFAVVKAEFPKTRYHEVARVLTLDVTPRPRPKGCVVVLSAGTTDIPVAEEAALVAETMGAKVERVYDVGVAGLHRLLHHLPVMKKAHVMIVVAGMEGALPSVVGGLTNCPIIAVPTSIGYGTSMGGITALLAMLNSCVPGITVVNIDNGFGAGVAAAMINKGK; encoded by the coding sequence ATGACTGTACGAACAATACTGGATTCTGTTGCGGATGGAACATTGTCGGCGGGAAAGGCACTCCGTCAAATTGAGGGATTGCGCGAAAAGAACATTGGATTCGCCCGACTGGATACGGATCGTCTCCGCAGGCGCGGGTTCCCTGAAGTCATCTTTGGTCAGGGAAAAACCGCAGAACAGTTGGTTAAAATCGTATCCGCTTTGGCCGCAGCCGGTCAAAACTGTTTGGCTACACGTGTCTCTAAAGAACAGTTTGCCGTCGTTAAAGCGGAGTTCCCCAAAACACGTTACCATGAAGTCGCCCGGGTTCTGACTTTGGATGTCACGCCACGGCCCCGCCCCAAAGGGTGTGTCGTGGTACTCTCGGCAGGCACAACCGATATTCCTGTTGCAGAAGAGGCCGCCCTGGTAGCAGAAACCATGGGCGCCAAGGTTGAGCGCGTCTACGATGTCGGAGTCGCCGGCCTCCATCGCCTGCTCCATCACTTGCCAGTCATGAAAAAGGCTCACGTTATGATTGTGGTGGCGGGAATGGAAGGGGCACTGCCCTCGGTTGTCGGCGGCCTGACCAACTGTCCCATCATCGCCGTCCCCACCAGCATTGGGTATGGCACCAGCATGGGCGGCATCACCGCCCTACTGGCCATGCTCAACAGCTGCGTCCCGGGCATTACCGTCGTCAATATCGATAATGGATTCGGCGCCGGTGTGGCTGCCGCCATGATTAACAAGGGCAAATGA
- the mqnC gene encoding cyclic dehypoxanthinyl futalosine synthase produces MIFRTQPPITLPRLSPSEALELLRHADTAELMGRANRVRHQLHGRITCFTHSLNLNPTNVCENRCELCAFWREPDAPDAYVMTLDQARDRLLAADNMGLTDLHIVGGLQEDIGLEYYESLFRLARSIMPGVLIQGLTAVEIHSLAQRSTLPVATVLRRLHDAGLSAIPGGGAEIFSGSVRAQICSKKISAEDWLSIHQHAHKLGIPSNATMLFGHLEKHEDIIDHLTRLRELQDQTGGFKAFIPLPFQPQGTRLSISRGPGGYPIARIVAIARLFLDNVPHIRMLVNYVDRKLLQVLLEAGIDDVGGTSLDERIAKAAGAPTDQRFGSIREMASFITNLGLTPRLVNSRYETAAPDTSPSIAPPEQPPAPSATLSIALNKARNGERLVASEAVTLLIEAGLDQLGTLAHQRRLQRVPGNLGTFVIDRNLSNTNVCEAGCKFCAFHVAPGSGKGFCLTSDEIVQQVIESVDRGATQVLIQGGLNPDLDLNFYERVFTAIKQKVHVCVHSLSPTEITYLARKSGLSLREALERLRRAGLDSLPGGGAEILVDAVRQQVSPKKITTAEWLAVMEVAQELGMKTTATMVYGLGETPAQRVEHLLRIRELQDKTGGFTAFIPWSFQPNKTQWLQRHATGPDYLRMIALARLVLDNIPHIQAGWVTEGPDLSQLALVFGADDFGGVLMEEQVVRATGTAYAVAPELVISLIAQTGLIPAQRDTQYKLLRRFPA; encoded by the coding sequence CTCAACCACCAATAACATTGCCCCGCCTATCGCCATCCGAGGCATTAGAGCTGTTGCGCCATGCCGATACCGCTGAACTCATGGGGCGCGCGAATCGAGTCCGCCACCAATTGCATGGCCGGATCACTTGCTTTACCCACAGCCTGAATCTCAACCCGACCAACGTTTGCGAAAACCGCTGTGAACTTTGCGCCTTCTGGCGCGAACCGGACGCCCCTGACGCTTATGTCATGACGCTCGACCAGGCCCGCGACCGGCTCCTTGCCGCCGATAACATGGGGCTGACAGATCTTCACATTGTTGGGGGTTTGCAGGAAGATATCGGACTCGAGTACTACGAGTCCTTATTCCGCCTGGCCCGCTCAATTATGCCGGGGGTTCTCATTCAAGGCCTGACTGCTGTGGAAATCCATTCACTGGCCCAGCGCTCCACTCTACCCGTGGCAACCGTTTTGCGGCGCCTGCATGATGCCGGCCTCAGCGCGATTCCCGGCGGCGGGGCAGAGATCTTCAGCGGTTCCGTACGCGCCCAAATCTGCTCCAAAAAGATCTCCGCCGAAGACTGGCTCTCGATTCATCAACACGCCCACAAACTCGGAATTCCCAGTAATGCCACCATGCTCTTTGGCCATCTGGAAAAGCATGAAGATATTATCGATCATCTTACAAGATTGAGAGAGTTGCAGGATCAAACAGGGGGCTTCAAGGCTTTCATTCCCCTGCCCTTTCAGCCGCAGGGCACCCGGCTCAGCATCAGCCGTGGTCCCGGCGGATACCCCATTGCCCGCATTGTCGCCATCGCCCGGCTATTTCTGGATAACGTGCCGCACATCCGCATGCTGGTGAACTACGTTGACCGCAAGCTGCTTCAGGTACTGCTTGAAGCCGGGATAGACGATGTAGGAGGCACCAGCCTCGATGAGCGCATTGCCAAGGCCGCAGGGGCCCCAACCGACCAACGCTTTGGATCCATTCGAGAAATGGCTTCTTTCATTACCAACCTCGGGCTCACTCCCCGGCTCGTGAACAGCCGCTATGAAACAGCAGCACCCGACACTAGTCCCTCGATTGCCCCCCCCGAACAGCCACCCGCACCTTCTGCAACTCTATCCATCGCGCTTAACAAAGCCCGGAATGGCGAACGACTCGTGGCCAGCGAGGCTGTTACGCTCCTTATTGAAGCTGGGCTCGACCAACTGGGCACATTGGCTCATCAGCGTCGCTTGCAGCGCGTGCCCGGTAATCTTGGAACCTTTGTCATCGACAGGAATCTTTCCAACACGAATGTCTGCGAGGCCGGTTGTAAATTCTGTGCCTTCCACGTGGCGCCCGGTTCCGGCAAAGGCTTTTGCCTGACTTCAGACGAGATAGTGCAGCAAGTCATTGAGTCGGTTGACCGCGGAGCAACCCAGGTGCTGATTCAAGGGGGATTAAATCCCGATCTCGACCTGAATTTTTATGAACGCGTGTTTACTGCGATTAAGCAAAAGGTGCACGTTTGCGTGCATTCACTCTCCCCGACAGAAATCACATACCTCGCCCGGAAAAGCGGCTTGTCGTTACGGGAGGCTCTGGAACGATTACGTCGGGCTGGTCTTGATTCACTGCCGGGTGGAGGAGCGGAAATCCTGGTGGACGCGGTGCGCCAACAGGTCAGTCCTAAAAAAATCACCACCGCTGAGTGGCTTGCCGTAATGGAGGTCGCCCAGGAATTGGGGATGAAAACCACGGCGACCATGGTCTATGGACTTGGCGAAACACCGGCACAACGCGTGGAGCATTTGCTCCGTATTCGTGAACTGCAGGATAAAACGGGAGGGTTTACCGCTTTTATTCCCTGGAGTTTCCAACCCAATAAAACCCAATGGCTCCAGCGCCATGCCACCGGCCCGGATTACCTGAGGATGATCGCCCTCGCCCGCCTGGTTCTTGATAACATTCCTCATATTCAGGCAGGCTGGGTCACTGAGGGCCCCGACCTCTCCCAACTGGCGCTTGTTTTCGGCGCCGATGATTTTGGGGGGGTGCTGATGGAAGAACAAGTCGTTCGCGCCACCGGCACGGCTTATGCCGTCGCCCCTGAACTGGTGATCTCCCTGATTGCCCAAACCGGCCTGATTCCTGCACAACGCGACACACAGTATAAGCTTCTTCGCCGATTTCCTGCTTGA